AGAACCATTGTTTTAAAATGGGATTTCCACCCCAGATCATGCCCCCCAGCCGATGTTTGTCGACAAATGATTCGTACCAGTAATACGGTAAGATGATTACTTCATATGTTTCAAAGCTCGGGATCTGCGGGACGAAGTGAATCTCTACCGGCGGTAAACCGGCCTGATTGTTCAGGTAGCTCATCTCAAAAATGGAATGGCGGGGGTTAACCTCGATTTTCAGCGGTTTGTCTTTTGTTTTAAACACCAGCGGCTGTTCAGGATTTCCATTCCACCATTTTTGCAAAGTATCGCCCGATGCGCTTACCACCCTAACCGGAGCAGGCATGTCCTTCATGGTGCCTTTGTTTTCGACCCAAACTTCGATTTTTAGCGAATCGCCTTCCCTTTTCTTTTTGACCGTTTTAATCACAAAGTCACAATATCTGGTGGAATGGTACCAGTCCTCTACAAACCAATCCAGCTCTTTGCCCGAGACCTCTTCCATGGTCTGGAAAAAATCATTCACCGTCGGATGTTTTCCGTTCCATCGTGCAAAGTATTCTCGCATTCCTTTCCAGAACACGGGCGGCGTTAAATATTCTTCCAGAGCCAGCAGCATTAACGCGCCCTTCTGATAATTAATCACACCGTAGTTACTGCGATCGTATTCTTCTGCGCGCAGGTCAAGCGGTAGGTCTGTCCGCTCAGAGACTTTGGTTCCAAAAGCCATTTGCAATAATTGCCAATCCCCCAGGTCTCTGAGAATATCGAGCCCAAAGAACAGCTTTTTAAAATTAGTCAGATTGTATTTTCCGTAATAGTGCTCCAGATACTTCAATTCAACAAAGCTATTCACGCCTTCGTCTAAAAAGGTCGAAGCGCGCTCATCCGAGCCAAGCATTCCCATAAACCAGTTATGGCCCACTTCGTGCATAACAACCATTTCCAAAAAATTTTCCCAATCAGAATGGGGAATAGAAATAATTGTTATCATTGGATACTCCATTCCTCCCCCGGCGCGGAGTTGCCCCTGAACCACCGATGCTTTCGGATATTGATAGGGGCCCACCATTTTGCCGTAAAACGACACCGTCTTTTTCACGTAATCGGGCACGTGGCGCCAGTTGTAGGCCGATTCGGGATGCACCAGCACATTGGTCAATACGCCCCCATTGTGGATTTTGCGTAATACCATGTAATGCAATCCGGCAAACCAGGCAAAATCATGGACATTTTCGGCGTAAAAATGCACTGTCTTCGTTTTGCTCAAATCGAGCTGTCGTTCTCGATCATGCTTCCAATTTTTGATGAATTGTTTTCGATCCGCCTTGTCCAGGTTTAAAAAATAGCGTGTGGTATCCGCAAGTTGCCGCATAAAGGTTTCTTCCGCGACATCGTCTTTTAACATGCCGGTTGCATCGATTACAAAAAGCTCTGGCAGGGTAATCTTCACGTCAAAGGTGCCGTATTCACCGTAAAATTCGCCCAGATCAAGGTAAGAATCGGGATGCCAGCCCAGACGATCGTAAACCACCATTTTAGGGTACCACTGCGTGGCGGCAAAATAGTAACCATCCCATGTGCCCATTCTGGAGAAAACACGTGGGAACTTTCCTTCAAAATCAATCTCCAGAGTGATCGTATCGCCGGGGAACAAGGGAAGCGGTAAATCGATTTTCGCTTCATCGATGGCGTCGTTTTTTAAAGAGTAGGATAATTGTTTTCCATTCGAGCGCAAGGCTGTCAATTTTAAATAACCTCTCGCGGCGCTGTCCGAAAAATAAAATTGGCTGATGCGTTGTTCCATTTGTTGACGAGCAAACGGTGTATTATTGTTCCTGTACGCATTGGGATACAGGTGTAGCCAGACATACGTCAATGTATCCGGGGAATGATTAATGTATGTCAACCTCTCATGCCCTGAATAGGTTTTTGCCAGAACATTTAGTGTCACATCAATTTTGTAGTGGACTTCCTGCTGAAAGTAAGGCTTTTGGGAAAAGGCCATTGTAAAAATCAGCAAAGAAAAACAGATCGCTTTTAATCTCATGGTTCCCCCCATTTAAACACAACTAACTCCAGGGTAATACGAAAACATTGGAAAATGTTTCAAACCATTTTAAAGATAGGCATCCTATCGCGCACATTTTCGTCGATAAATAAAAAAGCCCTCACAAAACAGCAGCCCGTACACTTTGCCCACTCATTTTGTTTTGCAAGATATCGGCCGCTCCAGAAAGGCGCTTTATTCCAATTCACATGCAAATGAAAATTAAAAAAGCAAATAACGTCCGTAATGCAAAATTAAGCGCTTAATTGAGCGGCATATTTTTTAACGATTTGCTGCATCCATTCGAAAGATTCTTCCATACTCTTCAATAACTTTAACTGGGCGCGCGTGCGTTGTAAGTTGTGTAATGGATGCTCAATTTTGTAATAGGTATCGCCGTTCAAATAGTCGGTTAAAAAACGAACAGCCTGCATAAAGGTTAAAATCAACGCTCCATGGGCCAGGGATTCGATCTCATGATCCGACAAAATTGATCTGGTCTTTTCCAGAAAACCGCGCGTATAGGCTTCATAAAACGCTTTATTCATGGATACGCGCTCCAGTTGCGGGTCATCTTCAGCGCCGGTGTTGGCGCCCGTTCGTATGGCATCTCCAAAATCGGAAAAGACGCGGCCTGGCATTACCGTGTCCAGGTCTATTACACAAAGTGGATTATTATCTTTATCGAATAACACGTTATTGAACTTGGTGTCGTTATGCGTAACACGCAACGGTGTTTGCTGCTCGCTCATGGAAAAAATTTCATTCATTTTTTGGGTTCTATCTATCACGGCCTCTATTTCCTGGACGGCGGAAGTCTTTCTTCCTGCCCGATTTTTATGCAGGGCCTCTTTTAATTGTTCTAAGCGAAACGGCAAATTATGAAAATTGGGGATGGTTACATTCAGTTCGTTTGCCGGAAGGTCTTGTAACAAATACAAAAACTCGCCGAACGCCCGGCCGCCTTTGTAAGCCAGTTGTGCGTCAGGTATTATATTGTATGATCGACTACCCGGAATGTAAAGACACAGGCGCCAGTAATTTCCTGAAGTATCCTGGTAAAATAATTGTCCGGAATCTGTCGGTATAAATTGTAGGACTCTTCTTTCTATCTGCTCAACGCCGGCCCTGAGCAATTTTTGTTTTATATGGTCGGTCACTCGCTGAATATTGCGCATTAATCCCGGTACATCTAAAAAAATTGCATGGTTGATTCTTTGTAAAATATAACGCGTGGGACTATTTTTCAGTGTGATTAAAAAGGTGTCGTTAATATGTCCGTCTCCGAAAGGCTGGTATTCTTGCGGTTCACCTGAGATTTTAAAATTTCTAAGTATGGCATTCATATCCATTTTTTAACTCTCCATGTGTTTTAAAGCCCTGCACACGATGGCCAGGCGTAATTAAAAAAACTTCTAAAACAAAGAGTGCAAAATAGAGAAGATTCAAATAAAATTCAAAAATTTACGGATGCTACGCGGGTAACCAGACGGTGATTAAATTTGTTTCAAATATCTTTTAACAGCAAAAAAAGAAGAAAGAAAAACTACTACTACAATTAAAACTGTCAAGTATATTTAGGACGAGACAGACTCGGCATAAAAAGACCGGGAAATTCCCGGTCTGAAGCGGAGAGGGCCCACAGGGTAAATGGGATTCGTCCCCCCGGCGGGATTGCCCCTATACTCGCTTAGCATCCCGCCGGGGCGGGATTCAGCCGACTCAGCATAAAAAAAACCGGGAAATTCCCGGTCTAAAGCGGAGAGGGTGGGATTCGAACCCACGATAGAGGTTTTGCCCCTATACTCGCTTAGCAGGCGAGCGCCTTCAGCCGACTCGGCCACCTCTCCAGTTTTTTTTCTTATTTTTATTTACTATTTTTTTTAATCTGTTTTTAGTTTCTTGTTTGGCCTCTCTTTTCTCGCTTAGCATCCCGCCGGGGCGGGATTCAGCCGACTCGGCCACCCCCTCCAGTTCTCTTTTGTTTTTATTTATTATTTTTTATTCTATTTTAATCTCTTGATCGGCCTCTCTTTTCTCGCTTAGCATCCCGCCGGGGCGGGATTCAGCCGACTCGGCCACCTCTCCAGTTTTTTTTCTTATTTTTAGTTACTATTTTTTTAATCTGTTTTTAGTTTCTTGTTTGGCCTCTCTTTTCTCGCTTAGCATCCCGCCATGGCGGGATTCAGCCGACTCGGCCACCTCTCCAGTTTTTTTTATTTAAAATCCTTTTAATGTTTTTAGTTTCCGCCTCCACTCCTACTATTCGCTCAGCATCCAGATCAGCAAATTTCTAAATTTTGCCTTACATTTATTATTAAAGTCTGCCAAATTTAAATCAATTTACACAAATTTTCAAATCTTTATTTATCTACATCAAAAAAATTCTCTTGAATGTTTTTATGGGCATTTAATAACCGCAAATAAAATGAAAATGTATTTCAAATAAAAAATTCCGGCCTTTCTCTGTAGTACAGAAAAAGGCCGGAAATAAAGCGCTATTTCAATAAAATCATTTTCTTCACCGACTGAAAATTCCCGGCTTTAAAGTAGTAAATATAAATTCCGGAAGCCACCTTTTGCCCGAGATTATTTCTACCCGCCCAGGTAATCGAATAATAACCAGGACTTTGTACCGCATTAACCAATGTGCGAATTTTTTTGCCGCTGGTATTGTAAATGACCAATTTCACATCCGAACTCTTCGGAATTTGATATCGAATCGTTGTTGTCGGGTTAAACGGATTGGGATAGTTCTGCGCCACGGCATAGGTGGTGGGCAAACCGTTTTTGGAGAATATGTCTGAGACAACCGGCGTTAGTGTAAAATTGACATTAGAAACGGTATCCTGATTTACCGAAATATTGCTCACCGAATCGGGCGAAGAAGTGTAACCATCCGCGTAGGGTTTAACCGTGTAAGTTCCGTCGCTCAAACCGGTAAAAGCGTAGTAACCGGTGGAATTGGTAACGGTAGAATCCGTTGCGCTACCGCTTAAATACACCGTAACCCCGCTGTCGTCTTGTTTATCCGTCATATCCACAAAGCCATCAATAACGCCGCGAGGACGATCGGCCAGGAGATAGGTGACCGTATTCTCAAGTAATTGCCGGGCAATAGACTGATCGCTCAGGGCGTCAAAATTAAATCCGTAGTAAACCGTTTGGGCCGAAGTGCTATCACTGTCTGGATCGTAAACCAGGATACCCATAGCAGACGATAATAAATTGGTTCCGTAAACCACATAGGCCGGTGAGAGCGGGCTTTGGGTGTCCTGATCGCCGACAGCCCCATAAGTAATATTAATGGTACTGGGCAGAGTATTGGGCGTAGTAGCCAGCGGATGGGTTTGATAACTGCTATTTAAATTGAGGCTTCCGCCGTCGTTGACCCACCAGTTGTTCACATGTAAAACATTGCTGGCAAAAGAACTGTATCCGGGACTTTTTAAAGCATCGTAACCCACTTCTCCCCCTTCAATGAGCAGCTTATGCGCCGGATCGCTCACCCAGTTTTCCAGCTTTGTACGATAATTTGCATCTGCTACCGGTGATTGATTGGCGCCGCTGGAGGAGATAATCAAGTCGTATTTTGTAAAATCGCTATCCAGCGCTGCGGCCACCGTTACGGTCAAAGTCTCGTACCCCATATCCGACAAATAAGAAGCGATGGTATTCGCTGACTTATCGTACGCAGTCTTTGACAGATTGGTATAGCTTGCGCCGGTACCGGTTTTGTTTATAGTTTCGTCGTCAATAATTAAAATTTTCCCTTTGTTCTGAATAATTTTAAAAGCATGGTAACCGGCAACAGGATCGTCGCTCTGGTTTTGGTTATTCGAAATATCCACAGCGTGAATCCTGTAAAAAACGGAATCATACAGTTGCACATTTTCAGGGAAGGCACCGGAATAGACATCTGTACCATTACTTAACATGGGAAAACTTTTGTTCAGGGAATCATTATTAATCGAATAAAAACAAATAACCGTATCCACCCCAAAGTTATCGGTTATTGTTGCAGTGACCGTGGCCGGCCAGTTATCGAGCGTTTGATCATCCAGCGGAGTATGACTGATCGTAGGATTTAAGGTATCGGGACCGACATGAAAGGAATAGAGGCTATCCGGCTGGTTGGCAGGATCATAAGTCACCTGACTATTTTGATCGACTACCGCAATGTAGTAGGATATATCAATATTATTGCCAGAAGCGGGAATATCAGCCCTGTATTCATCGGGATTGCCGGTGGCATGCATGTTCAGAGTATCGGCCGGGGCGTTGGTATTAACACCCCAGATGACCCACAGCCTGGTGGTGTCCAGAGGAGAAGGCCCCGGAGTAATGGTGGCGACCACCGGGTAATCGTTCGTGTAATCTTCCGTATCCTCCAACGGTGTGTGTTGAATATCGGCAATATAATCTTGCTTATTAACCAGACCATGGGCGGCAAAGTGTTCGACAATAACCGAAAGATGTTCGCCGTTGTACAAATTGCGATCGGCCTGGATGTACGCCTGAGCCGCGTCCTGCAATCCAGGCGAATAGCCCCAGATGTAATGGGTTTCGATAAATAAACGATCGGTAATATAACGGCCAAGGTCGGCCCAGATGTCCATCAAAGCGGAAGACCAGATCTGTCCGCCGTCGTGGCCGCTCACGTAATCATCCGGATATACCCAGTCCAGATCACAGCGACGACCGGCCCAGAACTCATTGTGTCCGTCCCAGCTAAAAACATATCCCCAGTTATAGTCATTGACCATGCGGGAATACGAGGCAGCCCAGTAATCGGAACTGCCTTCTTGCAGGGACATGGTTTCTCCGGAATACGACATACCACCGGTTAAATTTGTTTGAAAAGAATGAGCATGTTCATGCCAGAGGACATCGGCATCTTCGGCGTCGTCCACGCCGCCTTCTCCAAAGGCAATATAATTGGATGAACTCATATAATGCGAGTTATCATCACCGTTTAATCCGTGCGGGTCAACCTGAAATTCGCGTTGAGCAGGTTCATCATATCCCAGCTCCAAAATTAAGTACCGTGTGGAAAGATCCACATGATAATAGGCCATTACATGCTCAAACTCCTGCTGATAGCGCGTATATCGGAAAGCGGAAGAATCGGCCAGCTCAGGAAAATTATCGGCCGGGCTTTCCAGATCAACCAGCACGGCATAAGGACCTTTTAGCTTGTACAACCCGTTTTCATAGGTGATGTCGCGTAAAATTACCTCTATCCGTTGATTGTTTAATGAATCGGAATCTGCATCATTGTTATCGACAAAGTCGCCGCCGTACTCCACGCCGGCTGTGGTTAAAGGATCGGGATCAAAAACCAGACCACGGCCATTGTTAAACATCCGTAAATCTTTGACATTCGTAATGCGTCCGTCCACAGCGTTAACCAGCACCTCCCAGTCGCCCAGCGGCTGTTCGGTGGGCATGGATACACGCCAGCACAATTCTGTACCACGGTCTTTACTCTCGAACCAAACCAGATGGGCCTTGTGTTCGCCAAGGGGCTTGCCTGTAACCTGCAGGTAATCCCGGGCAATACTCAGCGCTTCTTCCATACTAATCTGCGCTTCTATGTTTAACGCTTGGACGGTGGGACGATAATGGCTGGCCACAAAAGTTACTGCCTTTTGCGGATTGAGCGTCACCACCATACGGCCATCGTAAACCGGGATATTATTGATTGTTTGCTCAAAGAATACGTGAAAACCGCCCGGCGTTTCCCGCACACGTAGCGTTCTTAATGTACTGGTTTGGGGATCAATTCCATATTTTTTAAAATTATCTTTTAAATAGGAGCGGACAATTTGTTCTGCCGTTCCGGAATATCCGCTTACATTTAAATTGTAATGATAACGATAAATACCGGTCTTTTCATCAATCCGTCCACTGGATGTTTTAAGCGTGGAATATTCTTTTACATTATTCTTAATGAACTTCGATTGAGGCTGGTAGCTTCCGGCGATGCTAAATGATTGAAAGCCGAAAATTATCATGCAAATTAAAACACCTTTAAATAAACGCATGGCTTCTCCTTATAATTAAAATCCAAAAGATATCCTGTAGTGTAATTAAAACATTGTTAAAAGAATGTGACAGATTGCAAAAACAATTGCCTGCAAAATTTAAAATGATTGTGTTGGGTAGTATGTTATGTGGATTTAGAAAAATTATTTTTGGTAAAACAAAACCATCGCTACCAGAGGACAGAACACTGCGGGACAATCATCACCGTCGTTAAAAGTGCTTTCCCTTAACCGTAGAGTATTTAAGAGGTTTACCGCTCATCTTTTGTAATTAGATCGGCACTGAAATCTTAGG
This sequence is a window from Caldithrix abyssi DSM 13497. Protein-coding genes within it:
- a CDS encoding phosphotransferase enzyme family protein, with the protein product MNAILRNFKISGEPQEYQPFGDGHINDTFLITLKNSPTRYILQRINHAIFLDVPGLMRNIQRVTDHIKQKLLRAGVEQIERRVLQFIPTDSGQLFYQDTSGNYWRLCLYIPGSRSYNIIPDAQLAYKGGRAFGEFLYLLQDLPANELNVTIPNFHNLPFRLEQLKEALHKNRAGRKTSAVQEIEAVIDRTQKMNEIFSMSEQQTPLRVTHNDTKFNNVLFDKDNNPLCVIDLDTVMPGRVFSDFGDAIRTGANTGAEDDPQLERVSMNKAFYEAYTRGFLEKTRSILSDHEIESLAHGALILTFMQAVRFLTDYLNGDTYYKIEHPLHNLQRTRAQLKLLKSMEESFEWMQQIVKKYAAQLSA
- a CDS encoding M1 family metallopeptidase, with the translated sequence MRLKAICFSLLIFTMAFSQKPYFQQEVHYKIDVTLNVLAKTYSGHERLTYINHSPDTLTYVWLHLYPNAYRNNNTPFARQQMEQRISQFYFSDSAARGYLKLTALRSNGKQLSYSLKNDAIDEAKIDLPLPLFPGDTITLEIDFEGKFPRVFSRMGTWDGYYFAATQWYPKMVVYDRLGWHPDSYLDLGEFYGEYGTFDVKITLPELFVIDATGMLKDDVAEETFMRQLADTTRYFLNLDKADRKQFIKNWKHDRERQLDLSKTKTVHFYAENVHDFAWFAGLHYMVLRKIHNGGVLTNVLVHPESAYNWRHVPDYVKKTVSFYGKMVGPYQYPKASVVQGQLRAGGGMEYPMITIISIPHSDWENFLEMVVMHEVGHNWFMGMLGSDERASTFLDEGVNSFVELKYLEHYYGKYNLTNFKKLFFGLDILRDLGDWQLLQMAFGTKVSERTDLPLDLRAEEYDRSNYGVINYQKGALMLLALEEYLTPPVFWKGMREYFARWNGKHPTVNDFFQTMEEVSGKELDWFVEDWYHSTRYCDFVIKTVKKKREGDSLKIEVWVENKGTMKDMPAPVRVVSASGDTLQKWWNGNPEQPLVFKTKDKPLKIEVNPRHSIFEMSYLNNQAGLPPVEIHFVPQIPSFETYEVIILPYYWYESFVDKHRLGGMIWGGNPILKQWFWTGKAYYATKTKRHGYRLTLTNRFHLPLANYTDVKAEWFDVDGMRKKGLYFSNYFQRRGKDYPKKYLNFALEAVDLYRGDYYESSMFQKARYGVITMEGKYLTGKMLTGLSAVFRLQKGMQLAGSKTNYLKVEIGGNWWARVSKNSWFRLEGYWANIWGAAYPRQESIFAGGEIDPRHQKFVFSRRGSLAPNRHYTLGQGMKMYGYGDPDNRYFLGKSGAALSLTVKPWKYLPVMYGSGAALGQKSMGLKGNQLFAEAGLKFNVASIEMIFPLYISDPAPGEKHLAFRFLLNYSFRLSFGF
- a CDS encoding carboxypeptidase regulatory-like domain-containing protein, which codes for MRLFKGVLICMIIFGFQSFSIAGSYQPQSKFIKNNVKEYSTLKTSSGRIDEKTGIYRYHYNLNVSGYSGTAEQIVRSYLKDNFKKYGIDPQTSTLRTLRVRETPGGFHVFFEQTINNIPVYDGRMVVTLNPQKAVTFVASHYRPTVQALNIEAQISMEEALSIARDYLQVTGKPLGEHKAHLVWFESKDRGTELCWRVSMPTEQPLGDWEVLVNAVDGRITNVKDLRMFNNGRGLVFDPDPLTTAGVEYGGDFVDNNDADSDSLNNQRIEVILRDITYENGLYKLKGPYAVLVDLESPADNFPELADSSAFRYTRYQQEFEHVMAYYHVDLSTRYLILELGYDEPAQREFQVDPHGLNGDDNSHYMSSSNYIAFGEGGVDDAEDADVLWHEHAHSFQTNLTGGMSYSGETMSLQEGSSDYWAASYSRMVNDYNWGYVFSWDGHNEFWAGRRCDLDWVYPDDYVSGHDGGQIWSSALMDIWADLGRYITDRLFIETHYIWGYSPGLQDAAQAYIQADRNLYNGEHLSVIVEHFAAHGLVNKQDYIADIQHTPLEDTEDYTNDYPVVATITPGPSPLDTTRLWVIWGVNTNAPADTLNMHATGNPDEYRADIPASGNNIDISYYIAVVDQNSQVTYDPANQPDSLYSFHVGPDTLNPTISHTPLDDQTLDNWPATVTATITDNFGVDTVICFYSINNDSLNKSFPMLSNGTDVYSGAFPENVQLYDSVFYRIHAVDISNNQNQSDDPVAGYHAFKIIQNKGKILIIDDETINKTGTGASYTNLSKTAYDKSANTIASYLSDMGYETLTVTVAAALDSDFTKYDLIISSSGANQSPVADANYRTKLENWVSDPAHKLLIEGGEVGYDALKSPGYSSFASNVLHVNNWWVNDGGSLNLNSSYQTHPLATTPNTLPSTINITYGAVGDQDTQSPLSPAYVVYGTNLLSSAMGILVYDPDSDSTSAQTVYYGFNFDALSDQSIARQLLENTVTYLLADRPRGVIDGFVDMTDKQDDSGVTVYLSGSATDSTVTNSTGYYAFTGLSDGTYTVKPYADGYTSSPDSVSNISVNQDTVSNVNFTLTPVVSDIFSKNGLPTTYAVAQNYPNPFNPTTTIRYQIPKSSDVKLVIYNTSGKKIRTLVNAVQSPGYYSITWAGRNNLGQKVASGIYIYYFKAGNFQSVKKMILLK